A region of Paenibacillus sp. JNUCC-31 DNA encodes the following proteins:
- a CDS encoding ABC transporter substrate-binding protein, which translates to MQTERKSIGLKPWIHLVMLAVLMLVLAGCGNSGSGAANGSAAETDPTEPKQEETAANTGDTRTVKDAYGEVQVPANASRIVVLDIGALDNLLELGIKPVGAPSILAAGDPYPAYLKGTEGIENIGSVNEPSLEAIDALKPDLIIGNKDTHDAIHDQLKQIAPTVFVETLGVTWKDNLQLHADAVNKSEEGKKLLDTYQQRIEELKSTLGGKDAKEVSLFRPREDKIQVYLKETFAGTIMEDAGIVRPAAQQDAGFSKDITEEQIADLDGDVIFWFNREPDAFAKLEKSKLWATLKGVQNQALYPVDWEYWMSGLGIQAVNKVVDDLNTYVAS; encoded by the coding sequence ATGCAAACAGAGAGAAAGAGCATTGGACTTAAACCATGGATACATTTGGTTATGCTGGCAGTTCTGATGCTGGTGCTTGCGGGGTGCGGAAATTCCGGATCGGGTGCCGCTAACGGTTCAGCAGCGGAAACAGATCCGACGGAACCAAAGCAGGAAGAAACCGCAGCCAATACTGGAGATACACGTACCGTCAAGGATGCATATGGTGAGGTTCAGGTTCCGGCAAATGCGAGTCGAATTGTTGTACTGGACATCGGGGCCTTGGATAATTTGCTGGAGTTGGGCATTAAACCTGTAGGCGCACCTTCCATCCTGGCAGCAGGCGATCCTTACCCGGCCTATCTGAAAGGCACTGAAGGAATTGAGAATATCGGATCGGTGAATGAACCAAGCCTGGAGGCTATCGATGCACTGAAGCCGGACTTGATCATTGGTAATAAAGATACACATGATGCCATCCATGATCAGTTAAAACAAATCGCACCTACGGTGTTTGTAGAAACACTCGGGGTTACCTGGAAAGACAATCTGCAGCTTCATGCCGATGCGGTAAACAAGTCGGAAGAGGGCAAGAAGCTGTTGGATACATATCAGCAGCGCATTGAGGAATTGAAGTCCACGCTTGGAGGCAAGGATGCCAAGGAAGTATCGCTGTTCCGCCCCCGTGAAGACAAAATTCAGGTCTATCTGAAAGAGACCTTTGCAGGTACGATTATGGAAGATGCCGGAATTGTTCGTCCCGCAGCACAGCAGGATGCAGGCTTCTCCAAGGATATTACGGAAGAACAGATTGCTGATCTCGATGGTGACGTAATCTTCTGGTTTAACCGTGAGCCGGATGCGTTCGCCAAGCTGGAGAAAAGTAAATTGTGGGCGACGTTAAAAGGAGTCCAAAATCAAGCTCTGTACCCGGTAGACTGGGAGTACTGGATGAGCGGACTGGGCATTCAGGCTGTAAACAAGGTCGTGGATGACCTGAACACGTATGTAGCCAGCTAA
- a CDS encoding FecCD family ABC transporter permease: MNTNTRFKFTGLAIIIVLTILAFLFSIMYGIVQIPLRSVVDTFYAFDGSREHLIIQTVRLPRAVIATVVGSSLAVAGCLMQAISRNALAGPELFGINYGAALTAVLASFWLGTTSLQLFAWSALLGAAVAGVLVFLLSSTGRHPLSSVKLVLAGATLNLLFASLTQGILILNEQSLDTMRFWLAGSLTGRDLELFIQILPYLLIGIICAFAVSSQLNIFGLGDEVAQGLGQRMMMIRIICIIAIVLLAGSAVALAGPIGFIGLAVPHIARLITGSDYRWVVPYSAVLGALLLLTADIGARFVLPGQEIPVGVVTAFFGAPFLIYLAQRKERSI, translated from the coding sequence ATGAACACAAACACCAGGTTTAAATTCACTGGTTTGGCAATAATCATCGTGTTAACAATTCTCGCGTTTCTATTCAGCATCATGTATGGCATCGTACAGATTCCACTGCGTTCTGTTGTCGATACGTTCTATGCCTTTGACGGATCGCGTGAACACCTTATTATTCAAACCGTCAGGCTGCCAAGAGCGGTTATTGCCACTGTGGTCGGCAGTTCGCTAGCTGTGGCAGGGTGTCTGATGCAGGCGATTAGCCGCAACGCCCTGGCAGGTCCTGAACTGTTCGGCATTAATTATGGCGCTGCACTTACGGCGGTGCTGGCTTCCTTTTGGCTGGGAACGACATCTCTGCAATTATTTGCATGGTCTGCTCTGTTAGGGGCGGCGGTAGCAGGCGTACTGGTTTTTCTTCTCAGTTCCACGGGCAGACACCCCTTATCTTCAGTCAAATTGGTCCTGGCAGGAGCTACATTAAATTTGCTGTTTGCATCATTGACACAAGGTATTCTCATATTGAACGAGCAATCTCTGGATACGATGCGCTTCTGGTTGGCGGGTTCATTAACAGGCAGGGATCTGGAACTGTTTATTCAAATCCTGCCTTATCTGCTCATTGGAATCATCTGTGCGTTTGCAGTAAGCAGCCAGTTGAACATTTTTGGCTTAGGAGATGAAGTCGCTCAGGGGTTGGGTCAGCGCATGATGATGATCAGGATCATCTGTATTATTGCCATTGTACTGCTGGCTGGCAGTGCAGTGGCGCTTGCCGGACCGATTGGATTTATCGGCTTGGCCGTTCCGCATATTGCGAGGTTAATAACAGGCAGTGACTATCGCTGGGTAGTTCCGTATTCTGCTGTTCTCGGGGCACTACTACTGCTCACAGCAGATATTGGGGCGAGATTTGTGCTGCCTGGGCAGGAGATTCCTGTTGGGGTGGTTACAGCCTTCTTCGGTGCGCCGTTCCTCATCTATTTGGCCCAAAGAAAGGAGAGATCGATATGA
- a CDS encoding FecCD family ABC transporter permease, translating into MISSIIKRRAFTIILILLLLNVGALVLNVMLGDRSIPPGEVLRSLVGRGDPEYHFTIHQLRLPRVLTGFLVGCGLALAGTILQVITRNPLASPGVIGLNSGAAAAVVAVMVLVPAFPMRHMPWIAFMGAFLAATVIYGLSWRKGEASSTVRMLLIGVGISAMAGALITYLLTVGKIFRVSQASVWMAGSLYGRTWEHFWPLLPWLFILFLLLIWMSRRLDMFLLDVQSAAGLGLRVETMRILFILMSVGLAGSAVSMAGTIGFVGLMAPHMAKHLVGTRNLVRLPVAALLGGLIVMLADLAGRTWFAPYEIPAGLITAMIGAPYMMYLLLRRREI; encoded by the coding sequence ATGATTTCTTCTATTATAAAGAGACGTGCATTCACCATTATTTTAATCCTTTTGCTGCTGAATGTGGGGGCGCTTGTGCTTAATGTGATGTTGGGAGATCGCTCCATCCCTCCTGGAGAAGTATTGCGCAGTCTGGTGGGCAGGGGAGACCCGGAATATCACTTCACCATTCATCAGTTAAGGCTGCCCCGGGTACTGACCGGTTTTCTGGTCGGGTGCGGTCTGGCATTAGCGGGTACAATCCTGCAAGTCATTACGAGGAATCCTCTGGCGTCACCAGGTGTGATCGGGCTAAATTCGGGTGCGGCTGCGGCGGTGGTTGCCGTCATGGTGCTGGTTCCTGCTTTTCCGATGCGGCATATGCCTTGGATTGCCTTCATGGGAGCCTTTCTCGCAGCCACAGTAATCTATGGATTGTCATGGAGAAAAGGAGAGGCGAGTTCCACGGTTCGCATGCTGTTGATTGGAGTGGGCATATCTGCAATGGCAGGTGCGTTAATCACGTATTTGCTAACGGTGGGCAAAATATTTCGGGTCTCCCAAGCTTCCGTGTGGATGGCAGGCAGTCTATATGGGCGAACTTGGGAACACTTCTGGCCTCTATTACCGTGGTTGTTCATCCTGTTTCTACTATTAATTTGGATGTCCAGAAGGCTGGATATGTTCTTGCTGGATGTCCAGTCGGCCGCTGGTTTGGGCCTGCGGGTAGAGACCATGCGGATTCTGTTCATTTTAATGAGTGTAGGACTTGCCGGGTCTGCGGTATCGATGGCTGGCACGATTGGGTTTGTTGGCTTAATGGCTCCGCACATGGCTAAACACCTGGTAGGCACCCGGAATCTGGTTCGCTTGCCGGTAGCGGCGCTGCTTGGAGGGCTGATCGTCATGCTTGCAGATCTTGCCGGACGGACATGGTTCGCTCCTTATGAGATCCCAGCGGGATTAATAACGGCAATGATCGGGGCTCCATATATGATGTATTTGCTGTTGCGACGCAGAGAGATATAA
- a CDS encoding helix-turn-helix domain-containing protein has translation MNEANLIYLLSSVRKRKFPMTRQAKHVRVPVYILCFITEGEGVVVLDGTLQKARPLQLYLLVPGMIVEFPEQGSTFEYYGIWFEPIRLTKTRGRYEALPSLSLSGALSPGPIPVHHPQQILQQIMQLYHHSRKERNRDSLKLRIQLEELIQVIVQNEPEQPATIMDERVERSIQYMEQRYMDKVSIEQLAEAAGGMPPVAFSRLFRNETGLPPVEYLSNVRMNRAKQMLNMKNSRVKEVAAAVGFRSEFYFSRMFQRMVGVSPTLYMKRGKLKVAVASSLGFDDHLKSVGIEPVCVVDLFQYPGQSNGQYAEQLHSQLLELEQSNPDMIIADHYHTAFREQFKQTAAPVFLDFSVWDWKGNFEKIAELVNREREASEMLARLAVQIETTGQTLRRILGQERITIMQVSHRTIGIQGTVNHPLNELVYGELGLRPGNQSPAELWRMELQPEAMPVLETEHLLIHHHHVIAGSDNMYDELTRTPIWSQIPAVKDGKVKRIPNWFVMSWTPLGRQRIMNELMAAVGEHQQR, from the coding sequence GTGAATGAAGCCAATCTAATCTATCTTTTATCTTCAGTTCGCAAACGAAAGTTTCCAATGACCCGACAAGCCAAACATGTTCGGGTTCCTGTATACATATTATGCTTTATTACAGAGGGCGAAGGTGTTGTTGTACTGGATGGTACGCTGCAGAAGGCTCGTCCCCTACAGTTATATTTGCTTGTACCCGGCATGATTGTGGAATTCCCGGAACAAGGCAGTACATTTGAATATTATGGCATATGGTTTGAACCGATCCGGCTAACCAAAACCAGAGGTAGATATGAAGCATTGCCATCCCTGTCCTTATCCGGTGCACTTTCACCAGGGCCTATTCCCGTGCATCATCCGCAACAGATCCTTCAACAGATCATGCAGCTGTATCATCACAGTCGGAAGGAACGAAATCGGGATTCGCTGAAGTTGAGAATTCAATTGGAGGAATTAATTCAGGTTATTGTGCAAAATGAACCGGAACAGCCAGCAACAATAATGGATGAACGGGTTGAACGGAGCATCCAATATATGGAGCAGCGCTATATGGATAAAGTAAGCATTGAACAGCTGGCTGAAGCAGCAGGTGGCATGCCGCCGGTTGCTTTTTCACGTTTGTTCCGAAATGAAACAGGTCTGCCGCCAGTGGAGTATCTGAGCAATGTGCGGATGAACCGGGCGAAGCAAATGCTGAACATGAAAAATAGTCGGGTGAAGGAAGTGGCCGCTGCGGTCGGTTTTCGGAGTGAATTTTACTTTAGCCGCATGTTTCAGCGCATGGTGGGCGTATCCCCTACATTATATATGAAGCGAGGCAAATTAAAGGTGGCTGTAGCATCCTCGCTGGGATTCGACGACCATCTAAAATCAGTTGGAATTGAGCCAGTCTGTGTAGTGGATTTGTTCCAGTACCCAGGTCAGAGTAATGGGCAGTATGCAGAACAATTGCACAGCCAACTGCTCGAATTGGAGCAGTCTAACCCGGATATGATTATCGCCGACCATTATCATACAGCGTTCAGAGAGCAGTTCAAACAAACGGCTGCGCCTGTATTTCTGGATTTCTCTGTGTGGGATTGGAAAGGGAACTTTGAGAAAATTGCCGAGTTGGTGAACCGGGAACGTGAAGCATCGGAGATGCTGGCGCGCCTGGCAGTGCAGATTGAGACCACAGGACAGACATTGCGCCGCATACTGGGTCAGGAACGAATCACCATCATGCAAGTGAGCCACCGGACGATTGGCATTCAGGGCACGGTGAATCACCCGCTCAATGAGCTGGTGTACGGTGAACTCGGTTTGCGCCCGGGCAATCAGTCTCCAGCAGAACTGTGGCGGATGGAGCTGCAACCGGAGGCCATGCCTGTATTGGAGACGGAACATTTGTTAATTCATCATCATCATGTTATCGCCGGTAGTGACAACATGTATGACGAGTTGACGAGAACACCCATATGGTCACAGATTCCAGCGGTAAAGGATGGGAAAGTTAAGCGCATTCCCAATTGGTTTGTGATGAGCTGGACTCCGCTCGGCAGACAGCGGATTATGAATGAATTGATGGCAGCCGTGGGTGAACATCAGCAGCGCTAA